In the Gemmatimonadota bacterium genome, one interval contains:
- a CDS encoding undecaprenyl-diphosphate phosphatase produces the protein MTPFEAMLLGLLQGLTEFLPVSSSGHLALGQAAWGIQTDNITFEVIVHFGTLLAIVTALRARISNLVVGCLRRDSASWHTIYLLIIGSIPAGIVGILFKDILKEAFASPVAVCGFLIATGCILWSTRFARGDRMKITFLDAILIGFAQALAVLPGISRSGSTIGMGLWRGLDGREAATFSFLLSIPIIFGATALEVGGLLAHPPQMNALWPLLIGAIVAYASGVFAIRWLMGLLSGGHFAQFAYYCWLIGLVGIAYFGK, from the coding sequence TTGACACCATTTGAAGCCATGCTCCTGGGGCTATTGCAAGGGCTAACCGAATTTTTGCCCGTAAGCAGTTCGGGACATCTCGCATTGGGACAAGCGGCATGGGGAATCCAAACCGATAATATAACCTTTGAAGTGATCGTACACTTTGGGACTTTGCTGGCTATAGTGACCGCATTGCGAGCGCGAATCAGCAACTTAGTCGTTGGATGTTTGCGACGCGATAGCGCATCCTGGCACACAATCTACCTGTTGATAATCGGATCCATTCCCGCAGGCATCGTGGGAATCTTGTTCAAAGACATCCTCAAAGAGGCTTTCGCCAGTCCGGTCGCCGTATGCGGATTCTTGATCGCGACCGGCTGTATTTTGTGGAGCACGCGGTTTGCGAGGGGTGACCGCATGAAAATTACATTTTTAGACGCCATTTTAATCGGCTTTGCACAGGCCCTCGCCGTATTGCCGGGAATTTCCAGATCGGGTTCAACCATTGGCATGGGCCTGTGGCGCGGGCTGGACGGCCGCGAAGCCGCAACATTTTCTTTTTTACTCTCCATCCCCATCATTTTTGGCGCAACTGCATTAGAAGTTGGCGGCCTGCTCGCCCATCCCCCGCAAATGAACGCACTATGGCCCCTGCTGATTGGTGCTATTGTGGCTTATGCATCCGGCGTATTTGCCATTCGATGGCTCATGGGATTGCTCAGCGGCGGACATTTTGCACAATTTGCCTATTATTGTTGGCTCATCGGCCTGGTGGGCATAGCGTATTTTGGAAAGTAA
- the dxs gene encoding 1-deoxy-D-xylulose-5-phosphate synthase, which yields MSLLETINSPDDLKSLSIEELHQVCAELRQYIIDVVTEIGGHFGSSLGAAELTVALHHLYNTPQDKIVWDVGHQAYGHKVLTGRREALKTIRQPGGISGFPMRSESPYDTFAVGHAGTSISAALGFATQRDLMGEKHKVVAVIGDGAITSGIALEGLNNAGASNRDLLVILNDNRMSISPNVGAISHYLTRIITDPIYNRVRDRITNDPLYKKIKREVWNLAGRIPVVGENLRRALSGFEEGLKGLLVPGILFEELGFLYLGPLDGNDLEEMVKTLKNVRDLKGPVLLHVHTIKGKGAIQEDEEDPYGADSIKYHSISPPSPKTPLPKYQTVFGEAMIELANNDSRIVGVTAAMSEGTSLDIFSEAHPDRFFDVGIAEQHAVTFSTGMALEGMRPVAAIYSTFLQRAYDQIIHDVALQSAPVIFCMDRAGLVGADGPTHHGDFDLSYLTCVPNMIVSAPKDGDELRDLLYTAVQQVDNPFAIRYPRGNVHTPLTGRDPEVLKIGSWEALADGEDLVFLAVGTMVDHACQAREKLLEAGISAAVINCRFVKPMDLEMLDDLADRYQILITVEENTIEGGFGSGVARYLSDQMREGQRIHTLGIPDRFFQHGSQGALRDEAGISPEAIAATAQRVVAREPVEY from the coding sequence ATGTCCCTTCTCGAAACAATCAATTCACCTGACGACTTAAAATCCCTGTCAATAGAAGAATTGCACCAGGTCTGTGCGGAATTGCGGCAATATATCATTGACGTGGTGACAGAGATTGGTGGACATTTTGGATCCAGCCTGGGGGCGGCAGAATTGACGGTGGCTTTGCACCATCTATACAACACGCCTCAGGACAAAATTGTGTGGGATGTGGGGCATCAGGCTTACGGACACAAAGTGCTTACCGGGCGGCGCGAAGCACTCAAAACCATTCGTCAGCCGGGGGGCATTAGCGGGTTCCCGATGCGCTCAGAGAGCCCGTACGACACATTTGCCGTAGGACATGCGGGCACATCGATCTCCGCAGCACTGGGATTTGCGACACAGCGCGATTTAATGGGCGAAAAGCACAAAGTAGTCGCCGTTATTGGCGACGGCGCCATAACAAGCGGAATCGCGCTTGAGGGATTGAACAACGCCGGTGCATCCAATCGCGATCTGCTGGTCATTCTCAATGACAATCGCATGTCAATCTCGCCCAATGTCGGTGCTATTTCGCATTATTTGACGCGCATTATCACCGATCCGATTTACAATCGCGTGAGAGATCGGATCACAAATGATCCGCTTTACAAAAAAATCAAAAGAGAAGTCTGGAATTTGGCCGGACGCATTCCCGTCGTAGGCGAAAATCTACGCCGCGCGCTGAGTGGATTCGAAGAGGGATTAAAGGGCCTGCTGGTACCGGGCATTCTTTTTGAAGAACTGGGATTTTTGTACCTGGGACCTCTGGATGGCAATGATCTGGAAGAGATGGTAAAAACCCTGAAAAATGTGCGGGATCTGAAGGGCCCTGTGCTATTACACGTACACACCATCAAGGGCAAGGGCGCAATTCAAGAAGATGAGGAAGACCCGTATGGTGCCGATTCGATAAAATATCATTCGATCAGCCCGCCATCGCCCAAGACGCCGCTGCCCAAATATCAGACGGTTTTTGGCGAGGCAATGATCGAGCTTGCCAATAATGACAGCCGCATTGTAGGCGTAACAGCCGCGATGTCCGAAGGCACGAGTCTGGACATTTTTTCCGAAGCGCATCCCGACCGCTTTTTTGATGTCGGCATTGCCGAACAGCACGCCGTGACATTTTCAACCGGAATGGCACTCGAGGGCATGCGCCCCGTCGCAGCGATTTATTCCACATTTTTACAACGGGCTTACGACCAGATCATTCACGATGTGGCCCTGCAATCGGCACCCGTGATTTTCTGTATGGACCGCGCCGGATTGGTGGGTGCAGATGGCCCCACGCATCACGGCGATTTTGATCTGTCCTACTTAACCTGTGTGCCCAATATGATTGTAAGCGCGCCAAAAGACGGCGATGAATTACGCGATTTGTTATACACGGCAGTGCAGCAAGTCGATAACCCATTTGCCATTCGGTATCCCCGCGGCAACGTGCATACCCCGCTTACAGGGCGCGATCCCGAAGTCTTGAAAATCGGTTCCTGGGAAGCATTGGCCGATGGTGAGGATCTGGTATTCCTCGCAGTGGGCACAATGGTAGATCACGCCTGCCAGGCGCGAGAAAAACTCCTGGAAGCCGGCATTTCTGCCGCTGTGATCAATTGCCGTTTTGTCAAACCCATGGATCTGGAAATGCTCGACGATCTGGCCGACCGCTATCAGATACTGATCACCGTTGAAGAAAATACCATCGAAGGCGGGTTTGGATCGGGCGTTGCGCGCTATTTGAGCGACCAGATGAGAGAGGGCCAGCGCATACACACCCTGGGCATTCCCGATCGCTTTTTCCAACACGGTTCACAGGGCGCGCTGCGCGACGAAGCGGGCATCTCACCCGAAGCGATTGCAGCAACTGCCCAGCGCGTTGTTGCGCGAGAACCCGTTGAATATTGA
- a CDS encoding methylated-DNA--[protein]-cysteine S-methyltransferase, which produces MEVAVLDLQILKQLPRETVWEDVASPLGPLTVLVSDNGVHAIAFESDQTEQAKTNLPRTEDHPIINAATEQLAMYFNGTLKVFDLSLDLLGTDFQKRVWELLLEIPFGETRTYGDIACALDNTGASQAVGAANGKNPVAIVVPCHRVIGASGHLTGYAGGMDKKRFLLTHEGVIQPTLFG; this is translated from the coding sequence ATGGAGGTCGCTGTGTTAGATTTACAAATCTTAAAGCAATTGCCGCGAGAGACCGTATGGGAAGATGTGGCAAGTCCACTGGGCCCGTTGACCGTATTGGTCTCAGATAATGGCGTACATGCAATTGCTTTTGAAAGTGATCAAACGGAACAGGCGAAGACAAATTTGCCTCGTACAGAGGATCATCCGATCATAAATGCCGCAACCGAACAACTCGCGATGTATTTTAATGGGACGCTGAAAGTCTTCGATCTGTCACTGGACTTGCTCGGAACGGATTTTCAGAAGCGCGTGTGGGAATTACTGCTGGAAATACCCTTTGGAGAGACGCGAACCTATGGCGACATCGCCTGTGCATTGGACAATACAGGCGCATCGCAAGCCGTGGGCGCGGCCAATGGTAAAAATCCCGTGGCAATAGTGGTACCGTGTCACCGTGTAATCGGTGCATCCGGTCATCTCACGGGATATGCTGGGGGGATGGACAAGAAAAGATTTCTCTTAACACATGAAGGCGTGATTCAACCGACGCTATTTGGATGA
- a CDS encoding HAD family phosphatase has translation MQKPYQAVIFDMDGLIVDTENIYYNTYNQTLNELGIDIPREGYVRCVGHPVESNSADAVEHYDLPIRPEGFHEAWMTRFETAIADPDQIDLMPGFLDLLSHLQNKHYKLGIASSTPRQRMRATLRNGVLPHVNASALHDIFGAIFSGSDVTRTKPAPEIYLKTAAKLNVSPETCVVFEDSTAGVQSGKAAGMTVFAVPNFFTAHQNHDSADRILPRLDAAIAVL, from the coding sequence ATGCAGAAACCATACCAGGCCGTCATATTTGATATGGACGGCCTGATTGTCGATACGGAAAATATTTATTACAACACCTATAACCAGACACTCAACGAACTGGGGATTGACATCCCGCGCGAAGGTTATGTGCGTTGTGTTGGACATCCCGTGGAAAGCAACAGCGCAGACGCCGTCGAACACTACGACTTGCCGATCCGTCCCGAAGGCTTCCACGAAGCCTGGATGACCCGATTTGAAACCGCGATCGCAGACCCCGATCAAATCGACCTCATGCCCGGCTTTCTCGACCTGCTATCACATCTTCAAAACAAACACTACAAACTCGGCATCGCATCATCCACGCCGCGCCAGCGCATGCGCGCCACACTTCGAAACGGCGTCTTGCCCCACGTAAATGCCAGCGCGCTCCACGACATATTTGGCGCTATTTTTTCGGGCAGTGACGTCACCCGCACCAAACCCGCTCCGGAAATCTACCTCAAAACCGCTGCAAAACTCAATGTCTCCCCCGAAACCTGTGTCGTATTTGAAGACAGCACCGCTGGCGTACAATCTGGAAAAGCCGCAGGCATGACCGTCTTCGCCGTACCCAATTTCTTTACCGCACATCAAAATCACGACAGCGCCGACCGCATACTCCCCCGCCTCGACGCGGCAATTGCGGTATTGTAA
- a CDS encoding DUF3604 domain-containing protein, producing the protein MSDAEIKKLYGSATVSPSEDVVAGSCGTWTLTYTAGEKGVAKGGTIRIYTDADSDRATPQMDDPAGEDYLTVDAPKEARVGALVQSMMSLLLTVNGRALAEGEQVSVTYGDTTGGGPGFRSQTFAEAQHFFWVAVDAGDGEATILPDPPFLRIVGGEAVKLVINAPSIVASGKPFRIQVKAEDAWGNPAVSYRGDVALNGNDVRVPQTASFGDVEGGVRWVDECVVERGGIHRVDADDGTLVAQSNPIACRNAAPQFALYWGDSHGGQVAMAEKIPDFFRYARDVAAIHFAGYQRNDHVLSKRDWVLQQETERAYNQPGQFVALPGFEWSAQTTRGGHHNVYFRRHDQPIRRSGHEGLADKSDEDTDLRHITEVYEAYRGTDTVITAHVGGEHSDLQYHDPYLEPAVEVTSDHGTFEWILQETFERNYRMGFFGGSDSHNGRPGGDTPGFQHRRYAKAGLAAVYAPELTIESVLDAYKARRIYATTGARILLHTSCEDHWMGEEFTTGNTPRISAFVAGTAPYESVELYRGLERIYSHPIEGAKDHNRVRILWEGASRKSSYSGVIWEGTLRVSGRAINGVEKIRFDSPRSRVFDVTDEGLRWYSVACGYRSGIILDLPGDGDVDIECVVNTSVITGPLFGDQGIKPPRRMSYAPAEKVGFHVGSSDLENGPVTMELGPLNRRVTIDFAPEAQAAGEVSFDFTDEDAKPGINPYYVRVVQTDMEMAWSSPIFVDYAVEED; encoded by the coding sequence ATGTCTGATGCAGAAATAAAAAAGTTATATGGGAGTGCGACAGTGAGTCCGTCGGAAGATGTGGTGGCCGGGTCCTGTGGCACGTGGACGCTGACTTATACGGCAGGAGAAAAAGGGGTTGCGAAAGGAGGGACGATTCGGATTTATACGGATGCGGATTCAGACCGCGCAACGCCTCAGATGGATGATCCCGCAGGGGAAGATTATTTGACGGTTGACGCGCCGAAAGAAGCGCGTGTGGGCGCGCTGGTGCAGAGTATGATGTCGCTTTTGCTGACTGTAAATGGACGTGCTCTGGCAGAGGGCGAGCAGGTCTCGGTGACTTATGGCGATACGACAGGCGGCGGACCGGGATTTCGGTCGCAGACTTTTGCCGAGGCGCAGCACTTTTTCTGGGTGGCTGTCGATGCGGGAGATGGGGAGGCCACGATATTACCCGATCCGCCGTTTTTGCGCATTGTGGGGGGCGAGGCTGTGAAGCTGGTGATCAATGCGCCGTCTATTGTCGCGTCTGGCAAACCGTTTCGCATTCAGGTCAAGGCCGAAGATGCCTGGGGTAATCCAGCGGTTTCTTATCGCGGGGATGTGGCACTCAATGGCAATGATGTGCGCGTGCCGCAAACCGCGAGTTTTGGCGATGTAGAAGGGGGTGTGCGGTGGGTGGATGAATGTGTGGTAGAGCGCGGTGGGATTCACCGTGTCGATGCCGATGATGGTACGCTGGTCGCGCAGAGCAATCCGATTGCGTGCCGCAATGCAGCACCGCAATTCGCGCTGTATTGGGGAGACTCACACGGCGGTCAGGTGGCTATGGCGGAGAAGATTCCCGATTTTTTCAGGTATGCGCGAGATGTTGCAGCGATCCACTTTGCGGGGTATCAGCGCAATGATCACGTTTTGAGCAAACGCGATTGGGTGTTGCAGCAAGAGACGGAACGCGCGTATAATCAGCCGGGGCAATTTGTCGCTTTGCCGGGCTTTGAGTGGTCGGCGCAAACCACGCGGGGCGGACATCACAACGTGTATTTTCGGCGGCACGATCAGCCCATCCGTCGGTCTGGACATGAGGGATTGGCTGATAAGTCTGACGAAGATACGGATTTGAGGCATATTACAGAGGTCTATGAAGCGTATCGCGGGACGGATACGGTGATTACGGCTCATGTGGGGGGGGAACATTCCGATTTGCAATACCACGATCCCTATCTGGAACCCGCTGTGGAAGTGACATCGGATCACGGGACATTTGAGTGGATTTTGCAGGAGACATTTGAGCGCAATTATCGCATGGGATTTTTCGGTGGGAGTGATAGCCACAACGGGCGACCAGGCGGGGATACGCCGGGTTTTCAACACCGGCGTTATGCCAAGGCGGGATTGGCTGCGGTTTATGCACCTGAGTTGACGATTGAGAGTGTTTTGGACGCGTACAAAGCGCGGCGCATTTACGCGACAACAGGTGCGCGAATTTTGTTGCATACTTCGTGTGAAGACCATTGGATGGGGGAGGAGTTCACAACGGGAAATACACCGCGTATCTCGGCTTTTGTGGCGGGTACTGCGCCGTATGAGTCTGTGGAATTGTACCGCGGGTTGGAACGGATTTATAGCCATCCGATTGAAGGGGCAAAAGACCACAACCGCGTGCGTATTTTGTGGGAGGGCGCGAGTCGCAAGAGCAGTTATTCAGGCGTGATCTGGGAGGGTACACTGAGGGTTTCAGGGCGTGCTATTAATGGTGTTGAAAAGATCCGGTTTGATAGTCCGCGATCTCGCGTTTTTGATGTGACCGATGAGGGGTTGCGCTGGTATTCTGTGGCGTGTGGGTATCGCAGTGGTATTATTCTGGATCTGCCGGGTGATGGCGACGTGGATATAGAATGCGTGGTGAATACTTCGGTTATTACCGGTCCCTTATTCGGCGATCAGGGTATCAAACCGCCGAGGCGCATGTCTTATGCGCCGGCTGAAAAGGTCGGATTTCACGTTGGGTCAAGTGATCTGGAAAATGGTCCGGTGACAATGGAACTCGGTCCATTGAACAGACGCGTGACCATTGATTTCGCGCCCGAGGCACAGGCCGCGGGAGAGGTGTCGTTCGATTTTACCGATGAAGACGCAAAGCCGGGTATCAATCCGTATTATGTTCGCGTGGTGCAAACCGATATGGAGATGGCCTGGAGCAGTCCAATTTTTGTGGATTATGCCGTGGAGGAGGATTGA
- a CDS encoding DUF433 domain-containing protein, translating to MSFKNYIEPRPFVRSGKPCFKGTRITVYDILEYLAGGMTEDELLVDFPDLTQQHIRAAREFSNFHNLQLESSATT from the coding sequence ATGAGCTTCAAAAACTATATTGAGCCTCGACCTTTTGTCCGTAGTGGCAAGCCCTGCTTCAAAGGCACCCGAATTACCGTCTATGACATATTGGAATACCTGGCTGGGGGAATGACCGAGGATGAACTATTAGTTGATTTTCCAGATCTGACGCAGCAGCACATCCGCGCTGCACGGGAATTTTCCAATTTTCATAACCTCCAACTTGAATCCAGTGCCACAACGTGA
- a CDS encoding sugar phosphate isomerase/epimerase has product MKTQSRVSIRIMFAWCKPIWRWPGAVQFLWIMPWRRIEMDVTRISACSFPLRERDLDYTFKVISEAGFDKIDLVGRMPHFSVTDPDYDMDELRRVCDKYGVVLANIGSYCGRDFVADSEAERQAAMDEMKKTLDVGKAFGSKSIRIMPGDGKRASIDTIVPYFQESAEYAEKLGIYMGIENHGTEISGNPEACQEICEKVDSEYFGILYEPCNLMAAGADYKSAFEVFKDYIVHVHIKDGDYNSEGKWERCMLGDGIIDYHWVWDQVEALGYDRDYALEFEVGDIEPVETGYRKWYETWERT; this is encoded by the coding sequence ATGAAGACGCAAAGCCGGGTATCAATCCGTATTATGTTCGCGTGGTGCAAACCGATATGGAGATGGCCTGGAGCAGTCCAATTTTTGTGGATTATGCCGTGGAGGAGGATTGAAATGGATGTGACGCGCATTTCAGCGTGTAGTTTTCCGCTTCGGGAAAGAGATCTGGATTATACGTTTAAGGTGATTTCCGAAGCGGGGTTTGACAAAATTGATCTGGTGGGGCGCATGCCGCATTTTTCGGTGACGGATCCCGATTACGATATGGACGAACTGCGTCGGGTATGCGATAAGTACGGCGTGGTGTTGGCAAATATCGGGTCGTACTGCGGGCGAGATTTTGTCGCCGATTCGGAGGCTGAGAGACAGGCTGCAATGGATGAGATGAAAAAGACGCTGGATGTGGGGAAGGCGTTTGGTTCAAAGTCCATTCGCATTATGCCGGGTGATGGCAAACGCGCTTCGATTGATACGATAGTGCCCTATTTTCAGGAATCCGCGGAGTACGCCGAGAAATTGGGTATTTACATGGGGATTGAAAATCACGGTACTGAAATTTCTGGCAATCCAGAGGCTTGTCAGGAGATTTGTGAGAAGGTCGATTCAGAGTATTTTGGAATTTTGTACGAGCCGTGCAATTTGATGGCTGCAGGTGCAGATTATAAGTCCGCTTTCGAAGTGTTTAAGGATTATATCGTGCATGTGCATATCAAGGATGGCGATTACAACTCGGAAGGGAAGTGGGAGCGGTGTATGCTCGGTGACGGTATTATCGATTATCACTGGGTGTGGGATCAGGTGGAAGCACTGGGCTACGATCGGGACTATGCACTGGAGTTTGAGGTGGGCGATATCGAACCCGTAGAGACGGGGTACCGGAAGTGGTATGAGACGTGGGAGAGGACGTGA
- a CDS encoding Rieske (2Fe-2S) protein — MSRSECESHLTRREFLATSHVLVASVASACATASVYRIGTTNGRILINPTDYPELGQSGGMIQLRVNGVADPLILIRREGAYQAFSAICTHLRCFVRPSNHFLLCPCHGSMFDLEGNAVRGPAEQPLARYETKMSAKGIEIHIR; from the coding sequence ATGAGTCGATCCGAATGCGAATCTCATCTGACGCGTCGCGAGTTCCTGGCGACTTCACATGTGCTGGTTGCCAGTGTGGCTTCTGCGTGTGCAACCGCGTCTGTTTATCGGATTGGCACTACAAATGGCAGGATTCTGATCAATCCGACAGACTATCCCGAGCTGGGACAGTCGGGAGGGATGATTCAGCTTCGCGTCAATGGTGTTGCAGACCCTCTCATCCTTATCCGAAGGGAAGGCGCTTATCAGGCGTTTTCAGCTATTTGCACGCACTTGCGCTGTTTTGTCAGACCCTCAAATCACTTCCTATTGTGTCCCTGTCATGGGTCGATGTTTGATTTGGAAGGCAATGCCGTTCGCGGTCCTGCAGAACAACCTCTGGCGCGTTATGAAACAAAAATGTCTGCTAAAGGCATTGAGATTCATATTCGATAA
- a CDS encoding ATP-binding protein gives MHHITEFKGLKDVSIDLMRPFTLLIGPNGSGKTNVIEAIELLSFIARGQPLYEIANVGRTETGLQIRGGLQACGHMGEDIFALGFGASLRFDGVLKQVLYRIHLRTKPHSQIQYEELKVGDRVIYKTLPKNSGTASRDVMVIYDNFADRGRNPQTAVSSQRSVLSQYPEIAQKNRKAHSLSDGILRTLAILTALETVQASSHVIVENFDNGLHPGRIGILTSAIAEAIERRDLRVLVTTHNPATMNNLTPEQMQGVVLCTWSEEKQAADLVELDSLPRSDELLERGPLGDLVSRRVIEQYLAPEFEEQHRQKMLKWVKTLP, from the coding sequence ATGCACCACATCACTGAATTCAAAGGACTCAAAGACGTTAGCATTGACCTGATGCGACCATTTACATTGCTGATTGGACCAAACGGCTCGGGCAAGACCAACGTCATTGAAGCAATTGAGTTACTTTCCTTTATCGCGCGCGGTCAACCCCTCTATGAAATAGCTAACGTCGGTCGCACCGAGACCGGCCTCCAGATTCGCGGTGGCCTGCAGGCTTGTGGTCATATGGGCGAGGACATCTTCGCGTTAGGATTTGGGGCTTCTTTACGATTCGATGGTGTGCTCAAACAAGTCCTCTATAGAATACACCTTCGCACTAAACCACATTCTCAAATACAGTACGAAGAGTTAAAAGTTGGTGACCGCGTAATCTATAAAACGTTGCCTAAGAACTCCGGGACAGCATCGCGTGACGTAATGGTGATATATGACAACTTTGCTGACCGTGGCAGGAATCCTCAAACAGCGGTTTCATCGCAGCGTTCTGTTCTATCTCAGTATCCAGAAATCGCACAGAAAAATCGCAAAGCCCATTCATTGTCAGATGGCATATTGCGAACGCTCGCTATCCTGACGGCTCTGGAGACCGTCCAAGCAAGTTCGCATGTTATTGTGGAAAATTTTGATAATGGACTTCATCCAGGTCGTATAGGCATTCTGACTTCTGCAATAGCGGAAGCAATTGAGCGGCGAGACCTCCGCGTGCTCGTCACGACGCACAATCCTGCTACCATGAACAATTTGACCCCTGAACAGATGCAAGGGGTCGTTCTTTGCACCTGGAGCGAGGAAAAGCAAGCCGCCGATCTTGTCGAATTGGATAGCCTACCGAGATCCGATGAATTGCTCGAACGCGGACCATTAGGAGATCTCGTATCGCGCCGTGTTATCGAGCAATATCTCGCGCCCGAGTTTGAGGAACAGCATCGCCAAAAAATGCTGAAATGGGTTAAGACTCTACCATAA
- a CDS encoding Gfo/Idh/MocA family oxidoreductase: MAEGHKLTMLGTGLIGMFYTMTLHRHRGIDRVQVVYSRTEERARTFAEEWDIPKWTTDLKTAIEDEETDGVVIGLPNDLHLEAARLAAQAGKAVFCTKPLGRTADEAQQILNAVEKAGVFGGYLEDLVYPPKTLKALESVKNGALGRILWVRSRETHPGPHSDWFWDIDKAGGGAIVDMGCHCIEIIRNFIGKGIRPVEAMCWSDTLVHPVEAEDHGIGLIKFENGSMGQFEVGWAFRGGMDLRDEVAGTEGTIWLNHWLRTGFDMFTAVGQGGYVAEKAEGDTGWLFPVGDEVAELGYSDMFVDMFNAWDEGREPMETLYDGYVVNAIIDACYKSAKTKQWEPIEMEWRGGEVDQETTSTETDAPFVTLKTERMPDGRLKRIVKDKETGEISERIDE; this comes from the coding sequence ATGGCTGAAGGACATAAATTGACCATGTTGGGAACCGGACTGATCGGAATGTTTTACACCATGACCTTGCACAGACATCGGGGAATTGATCGAGTGCAAGTCGTGTATTCGCGAACCGAAGAACGCGCCAGGACATTTGCGGAAGAATGGGACATACCAAAATGGACAACGGATCTCAAAACCGCAATTGAAGACGAGGAAACCGACGGCGTGGTAATCGGCTTACCCAACGATCTACACCTCGAAGCCGCAAGACTCGCGGCACAGGCTGGCAAAGCCGTATTTTGTACCAAACCCCTCGGACGCACCGCTGATGAAGCCCAGCAAATTCTGAATGCAGTGGAAAAAGCAGGTGTATTTGGCGGATATTTAGAAGACCTGGTATATCCTCCCAAAACCCTAAAAGCTCTTGAATCCGTGAAAAATGGCGCATTGGGCCGCATCTTATGGGTACGATCGCGCGAAACGCACCCCGGGCCCCACAGCGATTGGTTCTGGGACATAGACAAAGCAGGTGGCGGCGCAATTGTCGATATGGGATGTCACTGCATCGAAATTATTCGTAACTTCATCGGCAAAGGCATTCGCCCGGTCGAAGCGATGTGCTGGTCCGACACACTCGTACATCCAGTCGAGGCAGAGGATCACGGGATTGGCTTGATCAAATTTGAAAATGGATCCATGGGCCAATTTGAAGTCGGATGGGCATTTCGCGGCGGCATGGACCTGCGGGACGAGGTCGCGGGCACAGAAGGAACAATCTGGCTCAACCACTGGTTGCGCACGGGATTTGACATGTTCACAGCCGTGGGACAAGGAGGGTATGTAGCGGAAAAAGCCGAAGGCGATACGGGATGGCTCTTCCCTGTGGGAGACGAAGTCGCAGAACTGGGATATTCGGACATGTTCGTGGATATGTTCAACGCCTGGGATGAAGGACGCGAACCAATGGAAACACTGTATGATGGCTATGTCGTCAATGCGATTATAGATGCGTGTTACAAATCGGCAAAAACAAAACAATGGGAACCGATAGAAATGGAATGGCGCGGCGGTGAAGTAGATCAGGAAACCACATCAACCGAAACAGACGCACCATTTGTCACCCTGAAAACCGAGCGCATGCCCGATGGACGCCTGAAGCGAATTGTAAAAGACAAAGAAACCGGTGAGATCAGCGAGCGGATAGACGAATAG